A section of the Spirosoma pollinicola genome encodes:
- a CDS encoding diacylglycerol kinase family protein, giving the protein MIDFRKVLRSFRFAGEGIVDLFRFENNAKVHLLVAILVISAGFWLNLNRVEWAIILTQVGLIWAAEAFNTAIEKLCDFVSPGLHPQIKAIKDLSSGAVLILTIIAVIVGLIILGGHLLDRLFFTT; this is encoded by the coding sequence ATGATTGATTTCCGCAAAGTGCTGCGTAGTTTCCGGTTTGCCGGAGAGGGTATTGTCGACTTGTTTCGGTTCGAGAACAATGCCAAAGTTCACTTGCTGGTAGCGATTCTGGTCATCTCAGCTGGATTTTGGCTGAACCTGAATCGTGTTGAATGGGCTATCATCCTGACGCAAGTCGGCTTAATCTGGGCAGCGGAAGCATTCAATACGGCTATAGAAAAACTGTGCGATTTTGTCTCCCCAGGTTTGCATCCTCAAATCAAAGCAATCAAAGATCTCTCGTCTGGTGCCGTTCTGATTTTAACCATCATAGCCGTCATCGTCGGTCTTATCATATTAGGTGGTCATTTATTGGATAGACTATTTTTCACTACTTAG
- a CDS encoding DUF1361 domain-containing protein: MHTIATSPYQSGMISPRDARPGKGLRALALLTVIGLGLVTTSCLLTGNWWFFIMLTWNLFLAWFPLGVVLVLRDLRQSGFKHRWLLAGGLATWLAFLPNAPYIITDLFHIRNVDQPLLWFDTMALFVFALTGLLVGLYSILIVHRIIRPSAGNALTWALIFCSQILSGFGIYLGRVGRWNSWDVLTSPSALTIAIARAYHDHLSLKLTLAYGLVLFLMYVAFYWYIEYENDAVHLPHD; encoded by the coding sequence ATGCACACGATAGCTACTTCTCCTTATCAATCCGGTATGATCTCCCCTCGCGACGCTCGGCCTGGTAAGGGCTTACGGGCATTAGCCCTGTTAACCGTAATAGGCCTTGGCCTGGTTACGACCAGTTGCCTGTTAACAGGCAACTGGTGGTTCTTTATTATGCTCACCTGGAACCTCTTTCTGGCCTGGTTTCCGTTAGGCGTTGTGCTGGTGTTGCGCGATTTACGGCAGTCGGGTTTCAAACACCGATGGTTACTGGCCGGTGGTTTGGCAACATGGCTGGCGTTTTTGCCGAATGCGCCGTACATCATTACCGATCTGTTTCACATTCGAAATGTCGATCAACCGTTACTTTGGTTCGATACCATGGCGCTGTTCGTGTTTGCCCTGACAGGCTTGCTGGTGGGTTTATATTCCATTTTGATTGTTCATCGGATCATTCGGCCATCAGCAGGAAACGCACTTACCTGGGCATTGATTTTTTGTAGCCAGATCTTGTCAGGATTCGGCATTTACCTGGGCCGGGTTGGCCGGTGGAACAGCTGGGATGTGCTGACAAGCCCCTCGGCGTTGACGATAGCTATTGCCCGCGCCTATCACGACCACCTGAGTCTGAAATTGACCCTTGCTTACGGCCTTGTCCTATTTCTGATGTATGTAGCTTTCTACTGGTACATCGAGTATGAAAACGACGCAGTACATTTGCCCCATGATTGA
- the mazG gene encoding nucleoside triphosphate pyrophosphohydrolase, protein MTFTEMPPRRQEQLMAFDRLLTIMDELREQCPWDRKQTLESLRHLTIEETYELSDAILEKDLPEIRKELGDIQLHLVFYAKIASETGDFDIADVLNGVCEKLISRHPHIYADASGSKVIADTEEQVKANWEQLKLKEGNKSVLGGVPGSLPALVKAMRIQEKARGAGFDWDEKEQVWQKVEEEMQEFKAEFNADTNAVIDHQRAEGEFGDLLFSLVNYARFIDINPETALERTNKKFIKRFQYIEEQARNNGKALRDMTLAEMDVYWNEAKKDV, encoded by the coding sequence ATGACGTTTACTGAAATGCCCCCCCGCCGTCAGGAACAACTGATGGCGTTTGATCGACTCCTGACCATCATGGATGAGTTGCGCGAACAGTGCCCCTGGGATCGCAAACAAACCCTGGAAAGTCTGCGCCACCTCACCATCGAAGAAACATACGAACTCTCCGACGCCATTCTGGAAAAGGATTTGCCCGAAATCCGTAAAGAGTTAGGTGATATTCAGTTACACCTGGTTTTTTATGCCAAAATCGCATCGGAAACCGGAGATTTCGACATTGCTGATGTATTGAATGGAGTTTGTGAGAAACTTATTAGTCGCCATCCACACATTTATGCCGATGCTAGTGGTAGTAAAGTTATCGCCGATACCGAAGAGCAGGTAAAGGCAAACTGGGAGCAGCTTAAGCTTAAAGAAGGGAACAAGTCGGTGCTGGGTGGCGTGCCGGGGTCGTTACCCGCTCTGGTGAAAGCCATGCGTATACAGGAAAAAGCACGGGGAGCCGGTTTTGACTGGGACGAAAAAGAGCAGGTTTGGCAGAAAGTAGAAGAAGAAATGCAAGAGTTTAAAGCCGAATTCAACGCAGATACCAATGCGGTTATAGACCACCAGCGAGCCGAAGGTGAATTTGGTGATTTACTTTTCTCCCTTGTCAACTATGCCCGCTTCATAGATATTAACCCCGAAACCGCTCTTGAACGTACCAATAAAAAATTTATCAAGCGTTTTCAATACATCGAAGAACAAGCCCGTAACAATGGCAAAGCCCTCAGAGATATGACGCTGGCCGAAATGGACGTCTACTGGAACGAAGCCAAGAAAGATGTATGA
- a CDS encoding metallophosphoesterase: protein MRIAFLTDMHLGADGELVQGVDVRQNFLRALETVAELKPTCLVLGGDICDTKGDPAIYAWVRKQIDLLPFPNYVIAGNHDDSVIMAEVFNKRHDLTSGELYYALPLEGRPALFLDSSKGEFSATQWDWLHEYFLALRDNNIVIFMHHPPLPADVQFMDRKYAFRQSDEFLELVRDLPCHVTVVCGHYHVEKVVQRGNLLVLLTPSTFYQLQQDTPEFAVDNYRIGIREINLTTHGTNSTVVYLEPASINQRVTQ, encoded by the coding sequence ATGCGTATTGCTTTCCTGACCGATATGCACTTAGGTGCCGATGGTGAACTTGTACAGGGTGTCGATGTTCGACAGAACTTTTTAAGGGCACTCGAAACTGTAGCTGAGTTGAAGCCGACCTGCTTAGTACTTGGCGGAGACATCTGCGATACCAAAGGCGATCCGGCCATCTATGCGTGGGTCAGAAAACAGATTGATCTACTCCCGTTTCCGAATTATGTGATTGCGGGTAATCACGATGACTCGGTAATTATGGCTGAGGTATTCAATAAACGCCACGATTTAACCAGTGGCGAATTGTATTATGCGTTGCCGCTGGAAGGTCGCCCGGCTTTGTTTCTGGATTCATCGAAGGGAGAATTTTCTGCTACCCAATGGGACTGGCTGCACGAGTATTTTTTGGCCCTTCGCGACAACAACATTGTGATATTCATGCACCATCCGCCCCTTCCTGCCGATGTCCAGTTTATGGATCGCAAATATGCTTTTCGGCAAAGCGATGAATTCCTGGAATTAGTGCGTGATTTGCCCTGTCATGTAACAGTCGTTTGTGGCCATTACCATGTTGAAAAAGTAGTGCAACGGGGCAATTTGCTGGTACTGCTAACGCCTTCTACGTTTTACCAGCTACAACAGGACACGCCCGAATTTGCGGTCGATAACTACCGGATTGGTATCCGAGAAATCAACCTGACAACACACGGCACAAATAGCACTGTGGTTTATCTGGAACCTGCCTCCATAAACCAGCGCGTTACACAATAA
- the guaB gene encoding IMP dehydrogenase, which translates to MSLDTSKFLYEALTYDDVLLLPAYSEVLPRDTKTVTQLTRNIQLNIPLISAAMDTVTESALAIAMAQEGGIGIIHKNMSIEAQADQVRKVKRSESGMIIDPITLLETATLADALKIMREFKIGGIPVVDENNKLVGILTNRDLRFQNDTSLPVTGIMTQKNLITAREGLTLEEAESILQQYRIEKLPIVNNDYQLVGLITYKDILKKKSHPNACKDELGRLRVGAAVGVTPDLIQRIEALVKAGVDVISVDTAHGHSKGVLDAVRTIKEKFPKLQVMAGNVATGEGAKALADAGADAVKVGVGPGSICTTRIIAGIGMPQLTAVYEAANALQGTGVPIVADGGIRFSGDITKALAGGASTVMIGSLLAGTEEAPGEVVLYEGRRFKTYRGMGSVEAMEEGSKDRYFQDAEDDIKKLVPEGIVGRVPIKGRLSEIVYQMVGGLKAGMGYCGAIDIPTLQQAKFVKITSAGVRESHPHDISIQKEAPNYSAR; encoded by the coding sequence ATGAGCTTAGATACCAGTAAGTTTCTTTACGAGGCTCTCACCTACGACGACGTACTGCTGCTGCCTGCCTATTCGGAGGTACTTCCACGCGACACGAAAACCGTCACCCAACTCACTCGCAACATCCAGCTAAACATTCCACTTATTTCGGCGGCTATGGACACCGTCACGGAATCGGCATTGGCGATTGCGATGGCGCAGGAAGGCGGCATCGGGATTATCCACAAAAACATGAGCATTGAGGCTCAGGCCGACCAGGTTCGGAAAGTAAAACGCTCGGAGAGCGGGATGATCATCGACCCAATCACGCTACTCGAAACAGCCACCCTTGCTGACGCGCTCAAGATCATGCGCGAGTTCAAGATTGGCGGTATTCCGGTTGTAGATGAGAACAATAAGTTGGTTGGTATTTTGACCAACCGCGACCTTCGCTTTCAGAACGACACTTCGTTGCCGGTTACGGGTATTATGACCCAGAAAAACCTGATTACGGCGCGGGAAGGCTTAACGCTGGAAGAAGCGGAGAGCATTCTGCAACAGTACCGGATTGAAAAACTGCCCATCGTCAATAACGATTACCAGTTAGTCGGGTTGATTACCTACAAGGATATTCTCAAGAAAAAAAGCCATCCCAACGCTTGTAAGGACGAATTAGGTCGCCTACGGGTTGGTGCGGCAGTTGGCGTTACGCCCGATTTGATTCAACGGATTGAAGCACTTGTTAAGGCGGGCGTTGATGTAATCAGTGTCGATACGGCACACGGCCACTCCAAAGGCGTTCTGGACGCGGTTCGGACTATTAAAGAGAAGTTCCCAAAGTTGCAGGTTATGGCCGGTAACGTAGCAACGGGCGAAGGGGCCAAAGCCCTTGCCGATGCCGGTGCCGATGCAGTGAAAGTGGGCGTAGGACCGGGCAGTATTTGCACAACCCGAATTATTGCTGGTATTGGTATGCCCCAGCTCACGGCAGTTTATGAAGCTGCCAATGCGTTGCAGGGAACCGGTGTTCCTATTGTTGCCGATGGTGGTATTCGGTTCTCAGGCGACATTACAAAAGCACTCGCCGGTGGCGCCAGCACGGTAATGATTGGCTCCCTTTTAGCTGGTACTGAAGAGGCTCCCGGCGAAGTGGTGCTGTACGAAGGTCGTCGGTTCAAGACGTACCGGGGTATGGGTTCGGTGGAAGCGATGGAAGAAGGATCGAAAGACCGCTATTTTCAAGATGCCGAAGACGATATCAAAAAACTCGTGCCCGAAGGTATTGTTGGCCGTGTACCCATTAAAGGTAGATTGTCTGAGATTGTGTACCAGATGGTTGGCGGTCTGAAAGCGGGCATGGGTTATTGCGGTGCTATCGACATTCCGACGTTGCAACAAGCCAAGTTTGTAAAAATTACATCGGCGGGTGTACGCGAAAGTCATCCACATGATATTTCAATTCAGAAAGAAGCGCCGAATTACTCGGCAAGATAA
- a CDS encoding DUF2141 domain-containing protein: MLYLLSIFSFFLANVPNPDAPKKTNLTVEVHNVRVFTGAVYVAIFKPGKDFPEGKPIEGKKVDASHERVQIAFSVEPGEYAIAVYHDENSNGKMDKRIFGIPKEPFGFSNDFRPKLSAPKFSDCEVKVGDSGKTVRIKLEKMSG; the protein is encoded by the coding sequence ATGCTCTATTTGCTTTCGATTTTCAGCTTCTTTCTGGCTAATGTTCCCAACCCGGATGCGCCAAAAAAAACGAACCTAACCGTTGAAGTACACAACGTTCGTGTGTTTACAGGAGCTGTTTATGTGGCTATTTTCAAACCCGGAAAGGATTTCCCGGAAGGCAAACCGATAGAAGGCAAAAAAGTCGATGCTTCGCACGAACGGGTACAAATAGCCTTTTCGGTTGAGCCGGGTGAATATGCTATAGCGGTTTATCATGATGAAAATAGCAACGGAAAGATGGACAAACGCATATTTGGTATTCCCAAAGAGCCCTTCGGTTTCAGCAACGATTTCAGGCCAAAACTGTCGGCGCCAAAGTTCAGTGACTGTGAAGTCAAGGTTGGCGACAGCGGCAAAACGGTGCGCATTAAGTTAGAAAAGATGTCAGGCTAA
- the recJ gene encoding single-stranded-DNA-specific exonuclease RecJ, producing the protein MIAQPPPPSKRWITRSFPNSKEQQGAIETLTNSLGVSPFLSALLVQRGVQTYEEARTFFRPEIGHLHNPFEMKDMNKAITRLQMAMLPERQEKILIYGDYDVDGTTSVALVYSFLKNYHTAIDFYIPDRYKEGYGISSQGIQWAADNGFSLIIALDCGIKSIERVAEAKALGVDFIICDHHRPGDIVPDAAAVLDPKQEDCLYPYKELSGCGVGFKLMHAFCLHKSIPLDELYPLLDLVAVSIASDIVPITGENRVLAYYGLKQINASPRTGLKALIKIAGFSLGRELDITNLVFGLGPRINAAGRIQHAKAAVQLLLAESEEEADEFAMAINKHNNSRREFDSSITDQALAMIRENESLIHAKSTVLYDATWHKGVIGIVASRCIEHFHRPTIILTQSNDKAAGSARSVPGFDVYEAIEECADLLEQFGGHTFAAGMTMAVSNIEAFQKKFEEVVARSIKEEHLTPLIDIDLPLDFSEINDKLYRIVRQMGPFGPHNLQPTFMTEDVYLVSEPIIMKEKHLKLNVRQVDKASGRASQTLTAIGFGFAHIADQLRSGKPFSICYQVEQNHYNGNTTLQLMLKDVKV; encoded by the coding sequence ATGATAGCCCAACCGCCCCCTCCGTCAAAACGCTGGATTACCAGATCCTTTCCTAATTCTAAGGAACAACAGGGGGCTATTGAAACATTAACCAATTCGCTCGGCGTTAGTCCTTTCTTATCGGCTTTGCTGGTGCAGCGAGGTGTGCAAACCTACGAAGAAGCACGGACGTTCTTTCGTCCTGAAATTGGTCATCTTCACAATCCTTTTGAAATGAAGGATATGAATAAGGCCATTACACGCCTGCAAATGGCCATGCTTCCAGAACGGCAGGAAAAAATTCTGATCTACGGCGATTATGATGTGGATGGTACCACCTCGGTGGCGCTGGTCTATAGTTTTCTGAAAAATTACCATACGGCCATTGATTTTTATATTCCTGACCGCTACAAAGAAGGCTATGGTATCTCGAGTCAGGGTATACAATGGGCCGCCGATAATGGGTTTTCCCTAATCATCGCACTCGACTGTGGCATAAAATCCATTGAGCGCGTGGCCGAAGCCAAAGCCCTGGGTGTTGATTTTATCATTTGCGATCACCACCGCCCCGGCGATATAGTTCCAGATGCCGCTGCCGTGCTTGATCCCAAACAGGAAGATTGCTTATATCCATATAAAGAGCTGAGCGGCTGTGGCGTAGGCTTTAAGCTCATGCACGCCTTTTGTCTGCACAAGAGCATTCCGTTGGATGAGCTATATCCGCTCCTCGATCTGGTTGCTGTCAGTATTGCCTCCGACATTGTGCCCATTACCGGCGAAAACCGGGTGTTGGCCTACTATGGCTTGAAACAAATTAATGCGTCGCCCCGCACCGGTCTGAAAGCATTGATTAAAATAGCCGGTTTTTCGCTCGGCCGCGAGCTGGATATTACAAACCTGGTGTTTGGTCTGGGGCCACGAATCAATGCCGCCGGACGGATTCAACATGCCAAAGCCGCCGTACAACTCCTACTGGCTGAATCGGAAGAAGAGGCCGACGAATTTGCGATGGCGATTAACAAGCATAACAACAGCCGACGTGAGTTTGATAGCAGCATCACCGATCAGGCGCTGGCGATGATTCGGGAAAACGAAAGTCTGATTCATGCTAAAAGCACGGTGCTGTACGATGCCACTTGGCACAAAGGCGTCATTGGTATTGTAGCCTCGCGGTGTATCGAACATTTTCACCGGCCAACTATCATCCTGACGCAGTCGAACGATAAGGCTGCCGGGTCGGCGCGGTCGGTGCCGGGTTTCGATGTGTATGAGGCAATTGAAGAGTGTGCCGATTTACTCGAACAGTTTGGTGGACATACATTCGCGGCTGGTATGACTATGGCCGTGTCCAATATCGAGGCTTTTCAGAAAAAGTTTGAAGAAGTCGTCGCGCGGAGTATAAAAGAAGAACACCTGACGCCCCTGATTGATATTGATTTACCACTGGATTTTAGTGAGATCAACGATAAATTGTATCGAATTGTGCGGCAAATGGGGCCATTCGGGCCACATAATTTACAACCCACGTTTATGACCGAGGATGTATACCTCGTTAGCGAGCCGATCATCATGAAGGAGAAACACCTGAAGCTGAATGTACGGCAAGTGGATAAAGCATCCGGTCGGGCAAGTCAGACCTTAACGGCCATCGGCTTTGGGTTTGCTCATATCGCTGACCAGCTACGGTCCGGTAAACCCTTCTCCATTTGTTATCAGGTCGAGCAAAATCACTACAATGGCAATACCACGTTGCAGTTGATGCTTAAAGATGTGAAGGTGTAA
- the lptB gene encoding LPS export ABC transporter ATP-binding protein codes for MILRTENLVKKYGSRLVNDNVSYQVETGEIVGLLGPNGAGKTTSFYMAVGLVKPNSGKVFIDDKDVTDLPMYKRARLGLGYLAQEASVFRDLTVEENVLAVLEMSSLPKKDQKQKVEELLEEFSLTHVRKSKGKVLSGGERRRTEIARALAVDPKFILLDEPFAGVDPIAVEDIQSIVAKLKHRNIGILITDHNVNETLSITDRAYLLFEGKILKQGTAEELANDEQVRRVYLGQHFELKRKV; via the coding sequence ATGATTCTACGAACAGAAAATCTAGTAAAAAAATACGGGTCACGGTTGGTCAACGACAATGTATCGTATCAGGTTGAAACCGGCGAAATCGTTGGACTTCTTGGCCCGAATGGTGCCGGTAAAACGACATCGTTTTATATGGCTGTTGGCCTGGTGAAGCCCAATAGCGGTAAAGTTTTCATTGACGATAAGGACGTGACCGACCTGCCGATGTACAAACGGGCTCGGCTTGGGCTGGGTTATCTGGCGCAGGAAGCATCAGTTTTTCGCGACTTGACCGTCGAAGAAAACGTGCTAGCCGTTCTTGAAATGAGCAGCCTGCCTAAAAAAGACCAAAAGCAAAAAGTAGAAGAACTGCTCGAAGAGTTTAGCCTGACGCACGTTCGGAAGAGCAAAGGCAAGGTTCTCTCTGGTGGCGAACGCCGACGTACGGAGATTGCCCGTGCATTGGCCGTTGATCCCAAGTTTATTCTGCTTGACGAACCTTTTGCCGGTGTCGACCCAATTGCCGTTGAGGACATTCAGAGCATTGTCGCGAAGCTGAAGCATCGCAACATCGGCATCCTCATCACCGACCACAATGTAAACGAAACCCTCTCCATCACCGACCGGGCGTATTTGCTGTTTGAAGGCAAAATTCTAAAACAAGGTACTGCCGAAGAACTGGCCAATGATGAACAGGTAAGGCGGGTTTATCTGGGGCAGCATTTTGAGTTGAAACGGAAAGTGTAA
- a CDS encoding helix-turn-helix domain-containing protein: MIIRPLKNEADYDLALERLNEIFDASANTPEGDEAELLILLIDSYENEHYAIEAPDPIEAIKIRLEEMELKQQDLVGIIGGKSRVSEVLNRKRKLTVDMIRKLTEALHLSAATLIGEYQLVK, translated from the coding sequence ATGATTATCAGACCACTAAAAAACGAAGCCGATTATGATCTGGCCCTCGAACGGCTCAATGAAATTTTCGACGCGTCGGCCAACACACCTGAGGGCGACGAAGCTGAATTACTCATTTTATTAATCGATAGTTACGAAAACGAACACTATGCTATCGAAGCGCCCGACCCAATTGAAGCGATAAAGATTAGATTGGAAGAGATGGAGTTAAAGCAACAGGATTTAGTTGGTATTATTGGAGGCAAGAGTCGAGTTTCGGAGGTGCTTAACCGAAAGCGGAAATTAACAGTCGACATGATTCGAAAGTTGACAGAGGCCCTTCATCTGTCAGCCGCCACATTGATCGGTGAATATCAACTTGTAAAATAA
- a CDS encoding type II toxin-antitoxin system HigB family toxin — MKRIIAKRTLKEFWEKHSDAEQYLKTWYETAKQAEWKSPNDVKKTYANASIIAGNRVVFNIKGNDYRLIVKFNYQQQWAFIRFIGTHSLYDRVDATTV, encoded by the coding sequence ATGAAGCGAATCATTGCAAAACGGACACTAAAAGAGTTTTGGGAAAAACATTCAGACGCTGAGCAGTATTTAAAGACTTGGTATGAAACAGCTAAACAAGCTGAATGGAAGAGTCCGAATGATGTAAAAAAAACCTATGCCAATGCCAGCATTATTGCTGGGAATAGAGTAGTGTTCAACATAAAAGGGAATGATTATAGGCTAATTGTGAAATTCAATTATCAGCAGCAATGGGCATTTATCCGGTTCATTGGCACACATTCATTATATGACCGCGTAGATGCTACAACGGTATAA
- the recO gene encoding DNA repair protein RecO: protein MLQKTRGIALSYIRYRETSIIARVYTEEFGLQSYVVNSVRTAKSKNNRIALFQPLTLLDMVVYHKPDRDLTRLSEVKTSCPFQSLPFDVGKSTIAMFVTEMLNKVLKEEASSPVLFRFLAESILFLEEATINYENFHLIFLLKLSFFLGFGPENAREFESQLRENAYPFLPDDEMDTALNSMLRLPFGTPIKLSRSARNELADALVTYYHIHIDSLGEVKSLPVLREVFG from the coding sequence ATGCTGCAAAAAACACGGGGCATTGCCCTCAGCTATATTCGTTACCGCGAAACGTCCATTATTGCCCGCGTATATACCGAAGAATTTGGTTTGCAAAGTTACGTTGTCAATAGCGTTCGAACGGCCAAGAGTAAGAACAACCGTATTGCCCTGTTTCAGCCCCTCACCCTGCTGGATATGGTAGTTTACCACAAACCCGACCGCGACCTTACCCGGCTTTCGGAAGTAAAAACAAGCTGTCCGTTTCAGAGTCTGCCTTTCGATGTAGGCAAATCGACCATTGCGATGTTTGTGACGGAGATGCTGAACAAAGTGCTGAAAGAAGAAGCCAGTAGCCCGGTACTGTTCCGATTCCTGGCAGAGTCCATACTTTTTCTGGAAGAGGCAACTATAAATTATGAGAACTTCCATCTCATTTTCCTGTTGAAGCTATCCTTTTTTCTGGGTTTTGGTCCGGAGAATGCCCGCGAGTTCGAGAGCCAGCTCCGCGAAAATGCCTACCCTTTTCTGCCTGATGATGAAATGGATACGGCACTTAATAGTATGCTTCGTTTACCTTTTGGCACACCTATAAAACTAAGTCGCTCAGCCCGAAACGAACTAGCTGATGCACTGGTTACGTACTACCATATCCATATCGACTCCCTCGGCGAAGTGAAGTCGTTGCCGGTGTTACGGGAAGTTTTTGGGTAA
- a CDS encoding fumarylacetoacetate hydrolase family protein, protein MKLYKTRFGIVVDYQNQFYSVPDADWDELVNRDDLHDFLITLTALATPSDEYQSWTETGSLAPIGRQEVWASGVTYLRSRNARMEESKKSGGDNFYDRVYDADRPELFFKSTPERVVGPGANVRIRADSTWNVPEPELTLFITSSGKIVAYTCGNDMSSRSIEGENPLYLPQAKTYDGSAALGPCLYVPETPIAPETQIKLEIIRDKQAVFTNSIAINQMKRQHTELVEFLYRECSFTYGCFLMTGTGIVPPDNFTLQAGDEVRITIEGIGTLENVVS, encoded by the coding sequence ATGAAACTGTATAAAACCCGCTTCGGCATTGTTGTTGACTATCAAAATCAATTTTACTCCGTTCCTGATGCAGATTGGGATGAACTGGTCAATCGGGATGATTTGCACGATTTTTTAATAACGCTGACTGCGCTGGCCACGCCATCGGACGAGTATCAATCCTGGACCGAAACCGGATCGCTGGCACCCATTGGCAGGCAAGAGGTGTGGGCATCGGGTGTAACGTATCTGCGGAGCCGTAATGCGCGTATGGAAGAGTCAAAAAAGTCGGGGGGTGATAATTTCTATGACCGGGTTTATGATGCCGATCGACCCGAGTTATTCTTCAAATCGACGCCCGAACGAGTGGTAGGGCCAGGCGCTAACGTGCGTATTCGAGCCGATTCGACCTGGAATGTCCCTGAGCCAGAATTGACGCTGTTTATTACATCATCGGGTAAAATTGTGGCTTACACCTGCGGCAACGACATGAGTTCGAGGAGTATTGAAGGCGAGAATCCGCTCTATTTACCCCAAGCCAAAACATACGATGGTAGTGCGGCTCTTGGTCCCTGTTTGTATGTCCCCGAAACACCTATTGCGCCCGAAACGCAAATCAAGCTGGAAATTATCCGGGATAAGCAGGCTGTTTTTACTAACAGCATCGCCATCAACCAGATGAAGCGGCAGCACACCGAACTTGTCGAGTTTCTGTATCGCGAATGCTCGTTCACCTATGGTTGCTTCCTGATGACCGGCACCGGTATCGTGCCGCCGGATAATTTTACGCTTCAGGCTGGTGACGAAGTAAGGATTACTATTGAGGGGATTGGAACGCTTGAAAATGTAGTGTCTTAA
- a CDS encoding 5-(carboxyamino)imidazole ribonucleotide synthase has product MTPTIGILGGGQLGLMLLQASIDWNLRVHILDADAEAPCRHLCTKFTQGSLTDYDTVYQFGQAVDVLTIEIERVNVEALEALEREGKKVFPQPSVIRIIQDKRLQKQFYLDNNLPTADFILTENRADVALLEIHQPDFLPAFHKLGRDGYDGRGVQRIASVADVGKAFDAPGVLEKAVDFEKELAVIVARNERGEMQTFPTVEMVFHPELNLVEYLFAPAEISEAVNQQAQDIARRTTEAFGIVGLLAVELFLDKQGNVLINEVAPRPHNSGHQTMRANVTSQFEQHWRAILNYPLGDTTAYQPAAMVNLLGEDGHTGPAVYEGLQELLAMPGVFPFFYGKAITKPFRKMGHVTVMDDSLEALREKVAVVQRGIRVIA; this is encoded by the coding sequence TTGACACCTACTATTGGTATCCTCGGCGGGGGCCAGCTTGGCCTGATGCTTCTGCAAGCTTCCATTGACTGGAACCTCCGCGTTCATATTCTCGATGCAGACGCCGAAGCGCCCTGTCGCCATCTCTGTACAAAGTTCACCCAAGGCTCTCTTACGGATTATGATACGGTTTATCAGTTCGGGCAGGCCGTTGATGTGCTGACCATCGAAATTGAACGGGTCAATGTAGAAGCGCTCGAAGCGCTCGAACGAGAAGGCAAAAAAGTATTCCCACAACCGTCGGTTATCCGCATTATTCAGGACAAACGACTCCAGAAGCAATTTTATCTCGACAACAACCTACCTACCGCCGATTTCATCCTAACCGAAAACCGGGCCGATGTGGCGCTGCTGGAAATTCATCAACCCGATTTTCTACCCGCGTTTCATAAACTCGGTCGCGATGGTTACGATGGCCGGGGGGTGCAGCGAATAGCGTCTGTTGCTGATGTTGGTAAAGCCTTCGACGCACCGGGTGTACTCGAAAAAGCCGTTGATTTCGAGAAAGAGCTCGCCGTAATCGTTGCCCGCAATGAGCGGGGTGAGATGCAGACTTTCCCAACAGTTGAGATGGTATTTCATCCCGAACTGAACCTTGTCGAATATCTCTTTGCCCCCGCCGAGATTTCGGAGGCAGTCAATCAACAGGCGCAGGACATTGCCCGCCGAACGACCGAAGCCTTTGGCATTGTCGGCCTGTTGGCGGTCGAATTGTTTCTGGATAAGCAGGGCAACGTCTTGATCAATGAAGTGGCGCCACGCCCGCATAACAGCGGTCACCAAACGATGCGGGCCAACGTTACCTCCCAGTTTGAACAGCATTGGCGGGCCATTTTGAACTATCCCCTTGGTGATACTACGGCATATCAGCCAGCCGCTATGGTGAACCTGCTGGGCGAAGATGGGCATACCGGCCCTGCCGTTTATGAAGGCTTACAAGAGCTACTGGCCATGCCGGGCGTATTTCCCTTTTTCTATGGCAAAGCCATCACTAAACCCTTCCGCAAAATGGGCCACGTAACCGTCATGGACGATTCGCTGGAAGCCCTACGGGAAAAAGTGGCCGTAGTGCAAAGGGGAATTCGGGTAATTGCTTAA